A genomic region of Canis aureus isolate CA01 chromosome 16, VMU_Caureus_v.1.0, whole genome shotgun sequence contains the following coding sequences:
- the ARPC5L gene encoding actin-related protein 2/3 complex subunit 5-like protein — protein sequence MARNTLSSRFRRVDIDEFDENKFVDEQEEAAAAAAEPGPDPGEVDGLLRQGDMLRAFHAALRNSPVNTKNQAVKERAQGVVLKVLTNFKSSEIEQAVQSLDRNGIDLLMKYIYKGFEKPTENSSAVLLQWHEKALAVGGLGSIIRVLTARKTV from the exons ATGGCCCGGAACACGCTGTCCTCGCGCTTCCGTCGGGTGGACATCGACGAGTTTGACGAGAACAAATTCGTGGACGAacaggaggaggcggcggcggcggcggccgagccAGGCCCGGACCCTGGCGAGGTGGATGGCCTTCTGCGGCA AGGGGACATGCTTCGGGCATTCCATGCAGCCTTGCGGAACTCTCCCGTCAACACCAAGAATCAAGCTGTGAAG GAACGAGCCCAGGGCGTGGTGCTGAAGGTGCTTACCAACTTCAAGAGCAGTGAGATTGAGCAGGCTGTGCAGTCGCTGGACAGAAACGGCATTGACTTGCTAATGAAGTACATTTATAAAGGGTTTGAGAAGCCCACAGAAAACAGCAGCGCTGTGCTACTCCAGTGGCACGAAAAG GCATTAGCAGTAGGAGGACTAGGCTCCATTATAAGAGTTCTTACAGCAAGaaagactgtttaa